The following coding sequences lie in one Paenibacillus durus ATCC 35681 genomic window:
- a CDS encoding S-layer homology domain-containing protein translates to MSDMSYPTKQESQFMNVQGGEKKVMKKILSVALSTAMAFSMFASVAFGETATTPQSKFDALAAKGILNGYPDGQAHLERDLTRAEFAKIVTKLFNLSEVSNKLSYKDKGYNAKNWAVPYIEAVTAANLMQGKDNVKRIFDYNGKVTVEEVATVLFRALKLEAPATTNNNASAWAKGYAQAVIDKGYIAATQNFKANATRSLVVETAYAVATATTAPAIVSAEAVSPTSVVVTFADKTTTTVTLTTALVAGVETTINFTYNNTAYTTKVTLQAPKVVSVAAPNAKQVVVKFNRAVDIDTLVESNVVIDGVVKITKVGEQKDSAKDAKVVLSDDGTQATLTLANNDFLKGQYTVVVSDAVKTTAGEAIPAYTTLLPVADTTAPTVVSVSSVAKTTTNKVYVKLSEPVKTAGLIAYVNGSSASVSRDTYQPLDEVTLTAGTLNSGTTYDVSLTNLSDYAGNLATPNPVKTSVTVSSDVQAPVVQKVTAIGDKAVEVVFNKAVDYNSLVGNVRLLDANGEGKGVFTINTTSDPKVFKLGSPLTSLPSTGTFTGSIVFGATVRDTIGNNLGTAVTQPITFTKDTVAPTVVSATYKSGAGLVVKFSEEVNADSSVGGLTLINDTTGVGRTLSSVPTVRSKDGKSLTYATAGAVVGAHTLRLPAGLVTDASFAKNKLAATVLAVTGSATSTDSERPKVVSIVYKEETKTDFVVAVTVSDNTGINASTLRDNNSYTVDSKALPTGTYITLEPAADNATTRIAYINIPRSSIDETKDYKFLANGIADTAGNGVESQNEVAVKLYDRVAPKLTSAAVSTSDSAVLIVTFSENVKDIAASDLEFRINGDKVAAKTFTNVGSSTDKWYVTFDKIDKTAGTQDLNGNTINTITVKVREDDAVLNYQNKVKDIEGNNITTGTEVSAK, encoded by the coding sequence ATGAGTGACATGAGCTACCCAACTAAACAAGAATCTCAGTTCATGAATGTTCAAGGAGGAGAAAAAAAGGTTATGAAGAAAATTTTGTCCGTAGCACTGTCTACAGCAATGGCATTCTCGATGTTTGCCTCTGTAGCATTTGGTGAAACAGCAACAACCCCGCAATCTAAATTCGACGCTCTGGCAGCTAAAGGCATCCTGAACGGATACCCTGACGGCCAAGCTCATCTGGAAAGAGATCTGACTCGCGCTGAGTTCGCGAAGATCGTTACTAAGCTGTTCAACCTGAGCGAAGTTTCCAACAAACTGTCTTACAAAGACAAAGGATACAACGCTAAGAACTGGGCAGTTCCTTACATCGAAGCTGTTACTGCAGCTAACCTGATGCAAGGTAAAGACAATGTAAAACGTATCTTCGACTACAACGGTAAAGTAACAGTTGAAGAAGTGGCAACAGTATTGTTCCGCGCTCTGAAACTGGAAGCCCCTGCTACTACCAACAACAACGCATCCGCATGGGCCAAAGGTTACGCTCAAGCCGTAATCGATAAAGGCTACATCGCTGCAACCCAAAACTTCAAAGCTAACGCTACTCGTTCCTTGGTAGTAGAAACTGCTTATGCTGTCGCTACTGCAACTACTGCTCCGGCAATTGTTTCGGCTGAAGCTGTAAGCCCGACTAGCGTAGTTGTAACTTTTGCCGATAAAACTACGACAACTGTAACACTGACTACTGCACTGGTAGCTGGTGTTGAAACAACAATCAACTTTACTTACAACAATACTGCTTACACAACTAAAGTAACGCTGCAAGCGCCGAAAGTCGTTTCCGTAGCGGCTCCTAACGCTAAGCAAGTAGTTGTTAAATTTAATCGTGCGGTAGATATTGACACGCTGGTTGAAAGCAACGTTGTAATTGACGGTGTAGTTAAAATTACTAAAGTAGGCGAGCAAAAAGATTCAGCCAAAGACGCTAAAGTTGTCCTTAGCGATGATGGAACACAAGCTACTCTGACTTTGGCTAATAATGACTTCCTTAAAGGCCAATATACTGTAGTAGTAAGTGACGCGGTGAAAACAACTGCTGGCGAAGCAATCCCTGCTTACACTACGCTGCTGCCTGTTGCCGACACAACTGCTCCTACTGTAGTTTCTGTATCTTCCGTTGCGAAGACAACTACTAATAAAGTATATGTTAAATTGAGCGAGCCTGTTAAAACTGCGGGATTGATCGCTTATGTCAACGGTTCTTCTGCAAGCGTAAGCCGCGACACTTACCAACCATTGGATGAAGTGACGCTTACTGCTGGTACGCTTAACAGCGGAACAACTTATGACGTATCTTTGACCAATCTGTCTGACTATGCTGGTAACTTGGCAACTCCAAACCCTGTAAAAACATCTGTGACAGTTTCTTCCGATGTACAGGCGCCTGTAGTTCAAAAAGTAACAGCTATTGGTGACAAAGCGGTTGAAGTTGTATTCAACAAAGCAGTTGACTACAATTCATTGGTTGGTAATGTTCGTTTGCTTGATGCTAACGGCGAAGGCAAAGGTGTATTCACAATCAATACGACCAGCGATCCTAAAGTATTCAAGCTGGGATCTCCATTAACTTCCTTGCCATCTACTGGAACATTTACAGGAAGCATCGTATTCGGTGCAACTGTACGTGATACCATTGGCAACAACCTGGGAACTGCTGTAACACAACCAATCACATTCACTAAAGATACAGTAGCACCAACAGTAGTAAGTGCCACATACAAGAGCGGTGCTGGTTTGGTTGTTAAGTTCTCTGAAGAAGTGAACGCAGATAGTTCTGTAGGTGGACTTACACTGATTAATGATACTACTGGTGTGGGAAGAACGCTTAGCTCGGTTCCTACAGTAAGATCAAAAGATGGTAAATCATTGACTTATGCTACAGCCGGAGCAGTAGTTGGAGCGCACACGCTTCGTCTCCCTGCAGGATTGGTTACTGATGCCAGCTTTGCGAAAAACAAATTGGCTGCAACAGTTCTTGCTGTAACTGGAAGTGCAACTTCTACTGATTCTGAAAGACCAAAAGTGGTTAGCATTGTGTACAAAGAAGAAACTAAAACCGACTTTGTTGTTGCGGTAACAGTTTCCGATAATACTGGTATTAATGCTTCTACTCTTCGTGATAACAATAGCTACACTGTAGATAGTAAGGCATTGCCAACTGGTACTTACATCACTTTGGAACCAGCTGCTGATAATGCTACAACAAGAATTGCATATATCAATATCCCAAGATCTTCTATTGACGAAACTAAGGATTACAAATTCCTTGCTAATGGTATTGCCGATACCGCAGGTAACGGTGTTGAGTCCCAAAACGAAGTTGCGGTTAAACTCTATGACAGAGTAGCTCCTAAACTTACATCTGCTGCTGTATCAACATCTGACTCTGCAGTATTGATCGTGACCTTCTCTGAAAACGTTAAGGACATTG
- a CDS encoding S-layer homology domain-containing protein: protein MKKRIRSIGNFILAAVILLSTLSATGAAYAAVGQYFTFTKFSTSQSSPTNVNTSTVDVEGTFNGVSPDSIYYKVDSIVNGTEVPGASGADVKPNITNEKFFTFPNVKLSQGLNRITVYGVTSDGSLASGEAYVNFSNVPAIYNIALPDGKQLSEGTPTLVNTPGLTLTLEAPNASEVMINSSKMYNGGSTTFVIADYPLSVGYNKLTFVATTDGGTRTYSVSREVIYAPVGSGTPHNTKIGTTAVDTGNVVTSASGNLSGSITFKVPDTSSVPNLSALTFTVRNTTNSSDVFTGTATVSSTPSTTGSFITFNYTSDAAVPALSANGAYTIIFNGSYDGKSITPVKFDFRNSATAYITDVQQIYSPSVSGTAPNTTVTYMSSGAFSDNSSLFQMPLWLLVKTSSTDDSNVVSKLSITTYQNGSPVISSAFSQTSHKTPDGYRVYQINSLPTGEQTLHIDLKDGSGNILDSKIYTVNYVSAPYIELTNLYNNQVFKNANDFTAVTGQLVNFPTGDLGSAKITINGSTSALPMNVSDNQFSFSTSGNALVSGPNKITITGLANGVPVSTSVTVYLFPDNLPSLAGLVPLPVNETTDPDQLFVKTANLQYTTNQTSADIQFVASNAEQIVIMVDGTQKVVASRSGSTWTYAPSTVNLSVPAGENGTFTLRGQSLPTTGLRTITVTARLQTSTVSQTLQITREVPPYTILSPKLPNESVIKQNFLDVSIQAEGADSIVIGKTALVKGEHDIFRTELRGLKKGLNTIKFTVTTGNQKTNGSISVTYSDEVLQGAQLKTTLNTSGKLSAFQNAVTLNFPKGTLLRDATPAPGTTNTRQINLFNQQYILLGIADKQDGRTVKQYNPVGETDSSGNVLDGKLKEVSANSLATTYLTPKLHYGYASNLYWIDPGYFVNNTSINDYDTVVSSHPYKTGNEFYLGHMGKWLEPTQQGTITLKYDSNLANAATSNVSVWKNVDGTWYNMGGKINTSSKTITATFDGFGYYAVLSLRYSYDDIVSHPYARTELETMMAKGIMNAKDSNEFGVYENITRGEFATMLVKIMGIQLDYEPDKLTFSDVIKYSDYHWDYRYIETAVRKGIIKGTAPRLFSPNATLSREDAAVMIARVMNLKLGTIDKDRAALQKLFTDTGSIQSSYSIPSILAVNKAGIISGIANKLVAGQKKATYRFDPQANFTRADAAVMAQRMMVKMKKL from the coding sequence GTGAAAAAAAGAATCAGGTCGATAGGCAATTTTATCTTGGCGGCTGTAATCTTGCTGTCGACTCTTTCGGCAACAGGAGCGGCGTATGCCGCGGTAGGGCAATATTTTACTTTTACCAAATTCAGTACGAGCCAAAGCTCTCCAACCAATGTGAACACAAGTACAGTTGATGTTGAGGGTACATTTAATGGTGTATCCCCGGACAGTATCTATTATAAGGTGGACAGTATTGTGAATGGAACGGAAGTTCCCGGCGCGAGCGGCGCAGACGTGAAGCCGAATATCACAAATGAAAAATTCTTTACATTTCCGAACGTCAAGCTGAGCCAAGGACTTAACCGCATTACGGTTTACGGCGTAACTTCGGACGGCAGTCTTGCCAGCGGCGAGGCCTATGTTAATTTCTCCAACGTACCCGCGATTTATAATATTGCACTGCCGGACGGCAAGCAGTTGAGCGAGGGTACTCCTACACTGGTCAACACTCCAGGGTTGACACTGACACTTGAAGCGCCGAACGCTTCTGAGGTTATGATTAACTCCTCTAAAATGTACAATGGCGGCAGCACTACTTTTGTTATTGCCGATTATCCGCTCTCGGTGGGATATAACAAGCTGACCTTTGTGGCTACGACAGATGGCGGCACACGTACCTATTCCGTTTCGCGCGAAGTAATCTATGCTCCGGTTGGATCAGGTACGCCTCATAATACGAAAATTGGTACTACGGCGGTGGATACCGGTAATGTGGTAACATCGGCAAGTGGAAATCTTAGCGGTTCCATCACGTTTAAAGTGCCTGACACCTCTAGTGTTCCGAATCTTTCGGCACTGACTTTTACCGTTCGCAATACAACCAACAGCAGCGATGTGTTCACGGGAACCGCGACTGTATCATCGACTCCATCGACAACAGGGAGCTTTATTACCTTTAATTATACCTCTGATGCGGCTGTCCCGGCTCTTTCAGCCAATGGCGCATACACCATTATTTTTAACGGCAGCTATGACGGCAAAAGCATTACACCGGTCAAGTTTGATTTCCGAAACTCCGCAACAGCGTATATTACGGATGTACAGCAGATTTACAGTCCTAGTGTAAGTGGAACTGCACCTAATACCACTGTTACCTATATGTCTTCCGGAGCGTTTAGTGATAATTCGAGTTTGTTCCAAATGCCTCTATGGCTGCTTGTTAAGACGAGCAGCACTGACGACTCGAATGTTGTGAGTAAACTTTCAATTACGACGTATCAGAATGGGAGCCCGGTTATCAGCTCAGCGTTCAGCCAGACTTCTCATAAAACCCCTGACGGCTACAGAGTATATCAAATCAATAGTCTACCTACCGGAGAACAGACGCTTCATATTGATTTGAAGGACGGCAGCGGTAATATCCTTGATTCTAAAATTTATACGGTTAATTATGTATCCGCCCCATACATCGAGTTAACGAATCTGTATAATAACCAGGTTTTCAAGAACGCTAATGACTTCACAGCCGTAACAGGACAACTGGTCAATTTTCCTACAGGGGATTTGGGGTCAGCCAAAATTACGATTAACGGATCGACCAGCGCACTGCCCATGAACGTTTCTGATAACCAATTTAGTTTCAGTACATCGGGTAACGCACTCGTTTCCGGACCTAACAAAATCACCATCACTGGTTTGGCTAACGGGGTACCGGTATCCACAAGCGTAACCGTGTATCTGTTCCCGGATAATTTGCCGTCTCTGGCGGGACTTGTTCCGCTTCCGGTTAACGAGACGACCGATCCGGATCAATTGTTTGTAAAGACTGCTAATCTTCAGTACACAACCAATCAGACGAGCGCTGATATTCAGTTTGTGGCCAGCAATGCCGAGCAGATTGTCATCATGGTAGACGGTACGCAGAAAGTTGTAGCGAGTAGAAGCGGTTCAACCTGGACTTATGCTCCTTCAACTGTAAACTTGTCAGTACCTGCAGGTGAGAACGGAACATTTACACTGCGGGGGCAGAGTCTTCCGACAACCGGTCTGCGAACCATTACAGTAACCGCACGTCTGCAGACTTCGACGGTATCTCAGACGCTGCAAATTACGCGTGAAGTACCGCCATACACCATTTTGTCACCCAAGCTCCCGAATGAAAGTGTGATTAAGCAGAATTTCCTTGATGTCAGCATTCAAGCCGAAGGTGCAGACAGCATTGTAATTGGCAAGACGGCATTGGTCAAAGGCGAGCATGATATTTTCCGTACAGAATTAAGGGGCTTGAAGAAGGGTTTAAATACTATTAAGTTTACAGTTACTACAGGTAATCAAAAAACGAACGGCTCGATTAGTGTTACTTATTCGGATGAAGTTCTTCAAGGAGCGCAGCTCAAAACAACGCTGAATACATCGGGCAAACTGAGCGCATTCCAGAATGCTGTAACGCTCAACTTCCCGAAAGGTACACTGCTGCGGGATGCGACGCCGGCCCCAGGAACAACCAATACCCGTCAAATCAATCTCTTTAATCAACAATATATTTTGTTGGGTATTGCTGACAAGCAGGATGGACGTACTGTCAAACAGTATAATCCGGTAGGAGAAACCGATAGCAGTGGGAATGTTCTGGATGGTAAGCTGAAAGAAGTCAGCGCCAACTCGTTGGCGACCACTTATTTGACTCCCAAGCTGCATTACGGTTATGCGTCCAATCTATACTGGATCGATCCGGGTTATTTTGTGAACAATACTTCTATTAATGATTATGATACCGTGGTTTCCTCGCATCCGTACAAGACCGGGAATGAATTTTACCTTGGTCATATGGGGAAATGGCTTGAACCGACTCAGCAGGGAACTATTACGCTGAAATACGATTCAAATCTGGCTAACGCTGCTACGTCTAATGTTTCCGTCTGGAAAAATGTTGACGGCACTTGGTATAACATGGGCGGAAAGATTAATACAAGCAGCAAGACAATTACTGCGACATTTGATGGTTTCGGCTACTATGCAGTCTTGAGTCTCCGCTACAGCTACGATGATATTGTCTCGCATCCGTACGCGCGTACTGAACTTGAGACCATGATGGCTAAAGGGATCATGAACGCAAAGGATTCCAATGAGTTCGGTGTTTATGAAAATATCACTCGTGGAGAATTTGCGACGATGCTGGTCAAAATAATGGGTATTCAGTTGGATTATGAACCCGATAAATTAACTTTCTCTGATGTAATCAAATACAGTGACTATCATTGGGATTACCGCTATATTGAAACAGCTGTCCGTAAAGGAATTATCAAGGGCACGGCACCGAGACTCTTCTCGCCTAATGCTACGCTATCCAGGGAGGATGCGGCAGTAATGATCGCAAGAGTCATGAATCTCAAGCTGGGTACCATAGATAAGGACCGAGCAGCCTTACAGAAGCTGTTCACGGACACGGGTTCTATTCAATCTTCTTATTCCATTCCGTCCATTTTGGCGGTGAACAAGGCGGGCATTATTTCTGGTATTGCCAATAAACTGGTAGCCGGTCAGAAGAAGGCGACTTACCGCTTTGACCCGCAGGCGAATTTCACACGCGCCGACGCAGCGGTAATGGCACAGCGCATGATGGTTAAAATGAAGAAATTATAA
- a CDS encoding glycosyltransferase family 4 protein, which translates to MLIIYIAGFIVCMGLALCLTPLVKKFALAIGATDVPNARKVHTRIMPRLGGLGIFLAFVLGLLAISPFVPYDFSTRDVNFIKALLSGGGLIVLLGSLDDRFELSAKIKLLGQIAAACIVVFGFNITVDFVNIPFNNTYSSLESWIAVPLTIFWIVGVTNAVNLIDGLDGLAAGVSGIAIATIATMAFLMGNVMVAMLCLLLLGSIVGFLFFNFHPAKIFMGDAGSLFLGFCLAMLALLGFKQIAVVSFITPLLIIGVPLSDTFFAIVRRKLQKKPIFAPDKGHLHHCLRELGFSHRQTVLIIYGIAAFFGILAVIQSSSALYEANWVTFVVICIMLFVLQIGAEIIGLVGQTKKPLLNFLSRVFMKVSAEKGSKS; encoded by the coding sequence ATGTTAATCATATACATCGCCGGATTTATCGTTTGCATGGGACTGGCACTATGCTTGACGCCGCTTGTCAAGAAATTCGCTCTTGCCATTGGCGCCACGGACGTTCCGAATGCCCGCAAAGTGCACACGAGAATTATGCCGCGCCTTGGCGGTTTGGGCATTTTTCTGGCGTTTGTGTTAGGACTGCTTGCCATATCGCCGTTTGTTCCTTACGATTTTTCCACTCGGGATGTTAATTTCATTAAGGCGCTGCTTAGCGGCGGCGGACTTATTGTGCTCCTTGGCAGCCTTGACGACAGATTTGAGCTATCGGCCAAAATAAAGCTGCTCGGTCAAATTGCCGCCGCTTGTATCGTAGTGTTCGGCTTTAATATTACCGTGGACTTTGTAAATATTCCTTTTAACAATACTTATTCATCGCTGGAAAGCTGGATCGCCGTCCCGCTTACGATTTTCTGGATTGTTGGCGTAACGAACGCTGTTAATTTGATCGACGGATTGGACGGGCTTGCCGCCGGCGTTTCGGGTATTGCTATAGCTACTATTGCAACGATGGCCTTTTTAATGGGAAATGTAATGGTTGCCATGCTTTGCTTGCTGCTTCTCGGCAGCATTGTGGGATTCCTCTTTTTCAACTTCCATCCGGCCAAAATCTTTATGGGCGACGCGGGCTCGCTGTTCCTCGGATTCTGTCTGGCGATGCTGGCGCTTCTCGGGTTTAAGCAAATTGCGGTCGTTTCCTTTATTACTCCGTTGCTTATTATCGGTGTGCCGCTTTCGGACACATTCTTCGCAATTGTGCGTCGCAAGCTGCAGAAGAAGCCGATTTTTGCTCCGGACAAAGGTCATCTCCATCATTGTCTCCGGGAGCTTGGATTCAGCCATCGGCAGACGGTGCTTATCATATACGGAATTGCTGCCTTTTTCGGTATTTTGGCTGTCATTCAATCCTCATCCGCTCTGTACGAAGCGAACTGGGTCACTTTTGTAGTTATTTGTATCATGCTCTTCGTTCTGCAGATCGGCGCCGAGATTATTGGCTTGGTTGGGCAAACGAAAAAACCGCTGCTGAATTTCCTTTCCCGGGTGTTTATGAAAGTGAGCGCGGAGAAGGGATCGAAATCCTGA
- a CDS encoding WecB/TagA/CpsF family glycosyltransferase — MDMKETVSYLIEAVRSRTPHQVITANPIMVMTALENPTYMDIMTSAELVVPDGTGVVWAAERGGSPVKERVAGFDLLHELMRVGESYHWRVYLLGSTPEVIQETASRLQRQYPGMIIAGFRDGFFGPEEDEEVITGILETEPDLLFVARGADTQEPWIAKHKSRLAIPVMMGVGGSFDVISGRTKRAPLAFQKLRLEWFYRLLKEPTRYKRMLALPKFAVKVMRERDRVTNNR; from the coding sequence ATGGATATGAAGGAAACGGTCTCCTATTTAATTGAAGCCGTTCGTTCCAGGACGCCGCATCAGGTCATAACAGCGAATCCGATCATGGTCATGACCGCTTTGGAAAATCCGACCTATATGGATATTATGACCTCCGCTGAGCTGGTTGTTCCCGACGGGACAGGAGTGGTTTGGGCAGCCGAACGCGGCGGAAGCCCCGTTAAGGAGCGTGTGGCAGGGTTCGATTTGTTACATGAATTGATGAGAGTTGGAGAAAGCTATCACTGGAGAGTGTATCTGCTTGGCTCAACCCCGGAAGTAATTCAGGAAACGGCCAGCCGGCTGCAAAGGCAATATCCGGGAATGATCATCGCCGGATTTCGTGACGGCTTTTTCGGTCCGGAGGAGGATGAAGAGGTCATCACCGGGATTTTGGAAACAGAGCCCGACCTTTTATTTGTCGCCCGCGGCGCGGATACCCAGGAACCTTGGATTGCGAAGCACAAATCACGTCTTGCCATTCCGGTCATGATGGGGGTCGGCGGAAGCTTTGATGTTATTTCCGGCAGAACGAAGCGTGCGCCACTAGCATTCCAAAAACTCCGTTTGGAGTGGTTTTACCGTCTTCTTAAAGAGCCGACGAGATACAAAAGAATGCTTGCGCTCCCGAAATTCGCAGTAAAAGTGATGCGGGAAAGAGATAGAGTAACAAATAATAGATAA
- the csaB gene encoding polysaccharide pyruvyl transferase CsaB: protein MVAPAQKIVLSGYYGFRNSGDEAVLQSILNALKRQSELLGIAIEPIVLSIDPEWTSATYGVEAVHRMKLADVCRVIRESAGLISGGGSLLQDVTSAKSIPYYLGVIKLAQWMGKPTFVYAQGIGPVQRRWFHPMIKSVFRKCAYVSVRDEQSRQLLMTMGLRQSDVHVVPDPVMGLTLPEEMAAGSDLVGQPAETYGAEPVSVTNSGSVSPDLPVVGISVRYWEKDRRELDAIVEGLRQVCRALPVHLRFLPFHLPSDTEASQYCMDKLGGDIAATGSVVSLCEDADHPQKMLREVGACSVLLGMRLHSLIYAAGRRVPLIGISYDPKIDHFLDRINCLPVGTTASLDSAALGKEIIRLLKDGEVWRREKETLIDSLIFEAEAPARQIVEYLRHKG from the coding sequence ATGGTCGCCCCTGCTCAAAAAATAGTGTTATCCGGTTACTATGGCTTCCGCAACAGTGGTGATGAAGCGGTGCTTCAATCCATTCTTAATGCTCTAAAGCGCCAATCCGAGCTTTTGGGCATTGCCATTGAACCGATAGTGTTGTCCATCGATCCGGAATGGACCTCCGCCACCTACGGCGTCGAAGCCGTCCACCGTATGAAGCTGGCTGATGTCTGCCGGGTCATCAGAGAGAGCGCGGGGCTAATCAGCGGTGGAGGGAGCCTGCTGCAGGATGTAACCAGCGCCAAATCCATTCCGTATTATCTCGGTGTTATCAAGCTTGCCCAATGGATGGGTAAGCCGACATTCGTATATGCGCAAGGAATCGGACCGGTGCAGCGGAGATGGTTCCATCCTATGATCAAATCGGTATTCCGTAAATGCGCCTACGTATCCGTGCGTGACGAACAATCCAGGCAGCTGCTTATGACTATGGGGCTTCGCCAGTCTGATGTGCATGTCGTTCCTGATCCTGTGATGGGCCTGACCTTGCCCGAGGAAATGGCTGCCGGCAGCGATTTAGTGGGACAACCTGCTGAGACGTACGGAGCTGAACCCGTATCTGTCACTAATTCAGGCTCTGTAAGCCCGGATCTTCCGGTCGTCGGCATTTCCGTTCGCTATTGGGAGAAGGACCGCCGGGAGCTGGATGCCATCGTAGAGGGCTTGCGGCAGGTCTGCCGCGCCCTTCCGGTCCATCTGAGGTTTCTGCCGTTCCATCTTCCCTCCGACACGGAAGCGTCGCAGTATTGTATGGACAAGCTTGGGGGCGACATCGCTGCTACCGGGAGTGTCGTTAGCCTTTGCGAAGACGCCGATCATCCGCAGAAGATGCTGAGGGAAGTTGGAGCATGCAGTGTGCTGCTCGGAATGCGGCTGCACAGTCTTATTTACGCCGCAGGACGCCGCGTGCCGCTAATCGGGATATCGTATGATCCTAAGATTGACCACTTTTTAGACCGCATCAACTGCCTCCCCGTCGGCACAACGGCTTCCTTGGACAGTGCAGCACTTGGAAAGGAAATAATCCGGCTCTTAAAGGATGGGGAGGTCTGGCGGCGGGAAAAGGAAACGCTGATTGACTCATTAATCTTCGAAGCGGAAGCTCCCGCTCGGCAAATTGTTGAATATTTACGGCATAAAGGGTGA